The following DNA comes from Flavobacterium sp. N3904.
ATTGCAATTATCATCCATAATGGTACTGAAGTAATAGAACGCTATGAAACATTGGTCAATCCACAAAAAGAAATCCCAATTGCTATTTTTGCGCTAACGGGCATCAATAACGAATTGGTAAAGAATGCACCCATATTTGATGACATTTCCGAAAGAGTTTTAGAATTACTGACAGACCGAATATTTGTAGCTCATAATGTTAATTTCGATTACTCATTCGTTCGGCACCAATTAGAAGAATCGGGCTTTAAGTGGACGGCAAGAAAATTATGTACGGTTCGCGCAGCAAGAAAGATTAAGCCAGGACTAGCATCATACAGCTTAGGCAGACTTTGTAACTCTTTAAATATAGTTTTAGAAAACAGACACCGTGCTGGTGGTGATGCAGAGGCAACAGCTATACTATTTGCACTATTATTAAAATGGGATGAAGAAAAAGTAATAGAACAAATGCTCAAAAAAACAGCACAAGACCAACGTTTACCTCCAAATCTACCTCCTGATGATTTTAATCAATTACCTGAAAAACCTGGTGTTTATTATTTCTATAATGAGTTCAAAAAAGTGATCTACGTAGGTAAAGCAATAAATATAAAAAAACGGGTGACTACACATTTCACTGGTCATAGTGTAAATGCTCAAAGACAAAACTTTTTACGTGACATTCATTCCATTTCATTTGAAATTTGTGCTACCGAACTAATGGCATTAATACTGGAATGTACCGAAATCAAAAAACTTTGGCCAGCATACAATCGAGCATTAAAAAAGTACGAACCCAAATTTGGCTTATACCAATACGAAGCCAGAAATGGATATAAATATCTAGGAATTGGCAAAGTAACAAAGTTCCAATCGAACATAGAGCATTTTAGCAGTTTGTATGAGGGTATAAATGTACTACAAAGCTTGGCAAGACAATTTGAAATTGATTATCGCTTTTGCAAATACGACACCACTACTTCCAAAGGTATAATACAGGAACAGCAGGAAATAAATTTACCTGAAATTGAAAATCATAATGAAAAAGTTGAAAACGCATTGGAGTTTTTAAAAAGCAATAAACAGAGTTTTGGTATAATAGACAAAGGCAGAACTGAAGAAGAACGCAGTTGTATTTGGGTTGAAAACGGACACTTTTACGGGATGGGATATTTTTCAATCGATGAAGCCATAACCGAACCCTCAGACTTAAAACATAACGTCACTTTATACAAAAGCAACAAATACATCATGGAGTTAATCTATAAATATGTAGAGAAAAATCCACGTAAAATGTATTTTAACCTGTAGGGTGCAATTATTAAAAACGTCAGTTCGAGTGTTTTTTGTGGAGTAAAACGCAACAAAAAATGTATTTTAACCTGTAGGGCGCAAGTATTAAAAACGTCAGTTCGAGTGTTTTTTTGTGGAGTAAACGGAACAAAAAATGTATTTTAACCTGTAAGGTGCAATTATTAAAAACGTCAGTTTGAGTGCTTTTTGTGGAGTAAACGGAACAAAAAATGTATTTTAATCTGTAGGGTGCAAGTATTAAAAACGTCAGTTCGAGTGTTTTTTTGTGGAGTAAACGGAACAAAAATTGTATTTTAACCTGTAGGGCGCAATTATTAAAAACGTCAGTTCGAGTATTTTTTGTGGAGTAAACGGAACAAAAAATGTATTTTAACCTGTAGAGCGCAAGTATTATAAACGTCAGTTCGAGTGTTTTTTGTGGAGTAAACGGAACAAAAATTGTATTTTAACCTGTAGGGCGCAAGTATTATAAACGTCAGTTCGAGTATTTTTTGTGGAGTAAAACGTAACAAAAAATGTATTTTAACTTGTAGGGCGCAATTATTATAAACGTCAGTTCGAGTGTTTTTTTGTGGAGTAAAACGTAACAAAAAATGTATTTTAACCTGTAGGGCGCAAGTATTAAAAACGTCAGTTCGAGTGTTTTTTGTGGAGTAAAACGTAACAAAAAATGTATTTTAACCTGTAGGGCGCAAGTATTAAAAACGTCAGTTCGAGTGTTTTTTGTGGAGTAAAACGGAACAAAAAATGTATTTTAACCTGTAGGGCGCAAGTATTATAAACGTCAGTTCGAGTGTTTTTTTGTGGAGTAAAACGTAACAAAAAATGTATTTTAACCTGTAGGGCGCAAGTATTAAAAACGTCAGTTCGAGTGTTTTTTTGTGGAGTAAACGGAACAAAAAATGTATTTTAACCTGTAGGGCGCAAGTATTATAAACGTCAGTTCGAGTGTTTTTTGTGGAGTAAAACGTAACAAAAAATGTATTTTAACCTGTAGGGCGCAAGTATTAAAAACGTCAGTTCGAGTGTTTTTTGTGGAGTAAAACGTAACAAAAAATGTATTTTAACCTGTAGGGCGCAAGTATTAAAAACGTCAGTTCGAGTGTTTTTTGTGGAGTAAAACGTAACAAAAAATGTATCGAGAACCGTTTTTAATGAAATAGTACTAGAATAAAATGGAATTATAACTTTTATAAAAATCAATTCTATTCACTAAATTTGACAGTATTACAATTTAATGATTTGGCATATGTGGTA
Coding sequences within:
- a CDS encoding exonuclease domain-containing protein, giving the protein MKKIEYAIVDIETTGGNARGSRITEIAIIIHNGTEVIERYETLVNPQKEIPIAIFALTGINNELVKNAPIFDDISERVLELLTDRIFVAHNVNFDYSFVRHQLEESGFKWTARKLCTVRAARKIKPGLASYSLGRLCNSLNIVLENRHRAGGDAEATAILFALLLKWDEEKVIEQMLKKTAQDQRLPPNLPPDDFNQLPEKPGVYYFYNEFKKVIYVGKAINIKKRVTTHFTGHSVNAQRQNFLRDIHSISFEICATELMALILECTEIKKLWPAYNRALKKYEPKFGLYQYEARNGYKYLGIGKVTKFQSNIEHFSSLYEGINVLQSLARQFEIDYRFCKYDTTTSKGIIQEQQEINLPEIENHNEKVENALEFLKSNKQSFGIIDKGRTEEERSCIWVENGHFYGMGYFSIDEAITEPSDLKHNVTLYKSNKYIMELIYKYVEKNPRKMYFNL